The segment TATGCTTTATGCTCTTTGAACCTTCCTGGGATTTTTTTTTCCATTTATGCAGATCTAAAACACTTGACTTAGTTACTATAGCTTGCTGAACCTTCTCAACTAAAGCGTCAGTAAATTTATGTTCTCTTTTAGCGAAATTTTCAAGCACAGCCTTATTAATCATCGGTATTATAAAAAAAGCCAATACAAACGATATAGCAGCTATGAGAAAAGAGCCCTCTAAAAACTCGCTTTTAATAAAATCATACACTTTACTAACGGAAGCGCTTAAAAAGTCACTAAGTAGAAAATCAAAGACCTTTTCTGATGTTCCAAAAATTAGCAGTGAAAAAACCACAAGTCTGCTAAGCCTTATGAATTTTATAAGGCTACCGTACAATCTTAGAACTATAGCTTCAGGTAACATTTAATAAAGCCTAATGAATATTAGGTCTCCCCTCATGGTATCGTACGCCCCATTCCGAGAAACTGGACTGGCTAGAAAGCTAAAATCATTCTCTAAATTAAATGATTTTAACTTATTTGCATCTTCATCGTTAAGTATATAAAGGTTTCTTTCTTGCCCAGTCGAAGCACTGGTATATTTGGCATAATATCTGTATGGGCCAGTATTGCTTTTTCTTCCCAAGCCATCAATGGAACCATAGCAAATTACTGGCTCTTCCACCATTGTTCTCTCAACTATTGAGTTAAATCTTTTAGCTATTCTTTTATCAAACGTATATTTAAAGGTTTCTGCACCGTCATAAATTGCTATATCAACAGCTTGTCCATCTTCTCTAGTAACTGGATAAACTGCCTTGTTCATATCTCTTAAAAATTTACCTTGAGCATCACTTCTGTTAAATCCAGGAGTTCCATCTGCTAGCATCTCCTCAGAAATTAAATCTAAACCACCTTCACCTTCCAGCTGCTTAAGCACTGCAACCCTTTCACCAAGAGTAAGATGTAATTCCTCCGAAAATTCAGCTGCAGCTTTTTCATAAGGTTCTTTCATAAAATCAACGTACGTTTTTTTTATCTTGCTGCCCAAAACACCTAACAAGGGGACTTCAAAAGATCCCTCGACAAATGCACTTACATATAAGTCTGTTTCAAACTGCCTTTCATGGCTAAGTTTAGAATTTTTTAAGATTCTTCCTTCATGAGTATATATTGATAATTTATCTAAGCTACGCTGAAAGCTTTGTAAAGACGGTACTAGTTGCCTTACTAATACAGTGTGATCATTAGGTGTATTTTCATTGTAATACCTAATAGTTATTACTTTTTTCATTTGATACCCTGCTTTTTATCCACAATGCCTTCCCCCTGGATACCATCTATCCACAACCCGTTGTGCTAGTTGGTATCCGTCCCTGTTTGCTTCAATTCGCGGCGCGCCCTCTCTATGTCGGGGCTTATTTGTCCGCACGCTTCATCTGTCTGATCGGTCATCAACCAAAGTGTGTACTTGGTAAACGCCTTGCTCACTTCAGCTAATAGTTTCCCAGACGGCCCGCTGCGCCCCATCTCAATATTGATCAGGGTCTGCTTAGGCACGTCGATTAGGTCGCAGAAGGCTTGGCGTCCCATCCCCTCCGCTTCACGAATTTCTCGTACTTTTTTGCCAAGTTCGCTTGACATATATTTATTTCTGCCTATATTCGGATATAGATACTGTATTCAAATCTAGATACAATCTGAACATCTGCTGATTTGAAGATACCACAACATGCCACAGCGAGCAGGTACAGCATGGAAACGAGCAACACGCCCCACGTCCCCGCACCTCAAGTGCCCGTTATGACGATAGAGCGTTTCTCCGAGCTAACTGGCCTTACCCCCGACACCGTGCGGGGCCAGCTTAACCAGGGGAATCTCCCGCTTATCAAAGTGGGTCGTCGTCGCCTCGTTAATGTCGCGCTCTTTACCGCTGAGTGCCTTCAATCGGAGGACTGGCACTAATGACCGCTTTTGCTCCTATCGCCACGCTCGCGGCTCCCTGCACGCTGCTAGAGTCCGATGACCTCACCATCGCGTACCAAAAGCTCTTATTCGATGATGAAAGCGCCCCTGGTGGCGTCTACCTGCATCATCACATTGTTGCCGCTGGCGGCTTCTTCTTCATTGATGTACCCGCCGCTCACATGCTCGCCCTAGACCTGGATGACAGCACCATTATCCGCCTGTCCGACACCGACCACTGCGAGCGTTACGGGATCTCTTTCAAGCATTACCACCACGCCCTGGCCTACCTCGCCAAGCACTACGGTCTCGCCCAGGCCACAGACCGCGCCTCTACATCTACCGACGCCTCCCCTTGTTCCTCGGTGATTGTGGTACCGGCGCATCTATCCACACCCCCACGGCTAACGCGCCAACCGTTATCCACAACGGCCTTTAGCCCCAACGG is part of the Halomonas alkaliantarctica genome and harbors:
- a CDS encoding DNA-binding protein, translating into METSNTPHVPAPQVPVMTIERFSELTGLTPDTVRGQLNQGNLPLIKVGRRRLVNVALFTAECLQSEDWH
- a CDS encoding helix-turn-helix transcriptional regulator produces the protein MSSELGKKVREIREAEGMGRQAFCDLIDVPKQTLINIEMGRSGPSGKLLAEVSKAFTKYTLWLMTDQTDEACGQISPDIERARRELKQTGTDTN